The Trypanosoma brucei brucei TREU927 chromosome 9, whole genome shotgun sequence genome includes a window with the following:
- a CDS encoding ATP-dependent DEAD/H RNA helicase, putative produces MSLSRTENNGTTSDTPAREFNNNERNAPVNNGGAGRGGRWAFRGDFRSDEGGERKGKPWGRFPQGDGERGNRGYGGGYRGRGGRGRGGGGGGGFREGSFGFENRAQQQPPREGLMNDQAPQEERQPTEESEPVQRGRFDVDFYDRPRRRGRGRQYGGRGDNDGERGFFGGDNNERQPQKQRQQNPKPFGQQQQLEPQQEDEQEAVASPQQQYNQQQRQPERRPDTAPTMDPISTNPNRTQRAPRFRKNCRDEREIEKLFESHHQQKGISLENYASIPVDIVPRDIDAVESFEDLFVEPALALNIAKCGYKEPTPVQRYGIPVCLNGNDLMACAQTGSGKTAAFLVPVVHYILKNGVSPAKDRISHPIAVIMAPTRELALQIYDEVRKLTFRTDIFYDVVYGGTPYPTRFENDILVACPGRLKDIFDRNIVSFSCVKFLILDEADRMLEMGFEEQIEYLVASRYSDMPSSEERQTLMFSATFPQRILNLAKRYLRPKYYLLTVGRVGSTTKNITQKLERVPEAEKKDKLFDIIYKQKQTDLVLIFVETKRSAEQLHSALKSSGIPSTTIHGDRRQSDREIALKDFKSGITPILVATDVASRGLDIPNVAHVIQYDLPKEMDDYTHRIGRTGRAGNKGVATSFYDRNNRNLAVELYHYLREHEQEVPMWLENEKDAVEGERFVGGTRGGNRRGGGESRAAAPLGNSTWGEAATGRGGRQGGQQQQERKESNVDDGGF; encoded by the coding sequence atgaGTTTATCCCGCACAGAAAACAACGGCACCACCAGTGACACTCCGGCTCGTGAGTTCAACAACAATGAACGTAACGCGCCAGTGAACAACGGTGGCGCGGGTCGAGGGGGCCGTTGGGCCTTTCGGGGTGATTTCCGCTCAGATGAGGGGGGTGAACGTAAGGGAAAGCCGTGGGGGAGGTTCCCGCAAGGGGATGGTGAAAGAGGCAATCGCGGTTACGGTGGAGGTTATCGAGGCCGTGGCGGCAGGGGtcgcggtggcggtggcggtggcggatTCCGTGAAGGCAGTTTTGGTTTCGAGAACCGGGCACAACAACAGCCACCGCGTGAGGGGTTAATGAATGACCAGGCTCCTCAAGAGGAGAGACAACCAACGGAAGAATCAGAACCGGTGCAGAGGGGACGGTTTGACGTTGATTTCTATGACAGACCTCGCCGCCGGGGCCGAGGCCGGCAGTATGGTGGTAGAGGGGATAATGACGGTGAAAGGGGCTTCTTCGGGGGAGATAACAACGAGAGGCAACCACAGAAACAGAGGCAACAAAACCCAAAGCCGTTTggtcagcagcagcagctggaACCACAGCAGGAGGATGAACAAGAGGCCGTAGCGTCGCCACAACAGCAGTACAatcagcagcaacggcagcctGAGAGGAGGCCCGATACAGCTCCCACAATGGATCCCATTTCTACGAACCCTAACCGCACACAACGCGCGCCACGTTTCCGTAAGAACTGTCGCGACGAAAGGGAGATCGAGAAGCTGTTCGAGAgtcatcatcaacaaaaagGTATCTCTCTCGAGAACTATGCCAGTATTCCCGTCGACATCGTCCCCCGTGACATTGATGCTGTTGAAAGCTTTGAAGACCTCTTCGTCGAGCCAGCACTTGCTTTGAATATTGCAAAGTGTGGATATAAGGAACCGACCCCCGTTCAGCGCTACGGTATCCCCGTCTGTCTTAACGGTAATGACCTCATGGCATGCGCGCAGACAGGTTCCGGAAAGACAGCAGCATTCCTTGTTCCAGTCGTGCACTACATTCTAAAAAATGGTGTTTCTCCAGCAAAGGACCGCATCAGCCACCCCATTGCCGTCATCATGGCTCCAACTCGAGAATTGGCGTTGCAGATATATGATGAAGTCCGCAAACTGACGTTTCGCACAGATATCTTCTACGATGTCGTTTACGGTGGCACACCGTACCCTACGCGTTTTGAGAACGATATTCTTGTTGCCTGCCCAGGCCGCCTGAAGGACATTTTTGATCGTAACATTGTTTCTTTCAGCTGTGtcaagtttctcattctggaCGAAGCGGATCGTATGCTTGAGATGGGGTTTGAAGAACAGATTGAGTACCTTGTTGCCTCACGCTACTCCGACATGCCTTCAAGTGAGGAAAGGCAAACACTCATGTTTAGTGCTACCTTTCCACAACGCATTCTCAATCTCGCGAAACGGTACCTGCGACCGAAGTACTACCTCCTAACGGTCGGCCGTGTGGGCtcaacaacgaaaaacatAACTCAAAAACTTGAGCGGGTGCCGGAAGCGGAGAAGAAGGATAAACTTTTCGATATCATTTACAAGCAGAAGCAAACTGATCTTGTCCTGATATTTGTGGAGACCAAGCGGTCAGCTGAGCAACTTCACAGTGCCCTTAAAAGCAGCGGCATCCCCAGTACCACTATCCATGGTGACCGCCGCCAGAGCGACCGAGAGATCGCATTGAAAGATTTCAAGAGCGGCATTACGCCTATTTTGGTGGCAACTGACGTTGCTTCTCGCGGTCTTGATATCCCCAACGTTGCCCATGTTATTCAGTACGACTTACCAAAGGAAATGGATGATTACACCCACCGTATCGGGCGTACCGGACGAGCTGGAAACAAGGGAGTTGCAACTTCATTTTACGACAGAAATAACCGCAATCTTGCTGTGGAACTGTACCACTACCTGCGTGAACACGAACAGGAGGTACCTATGTGgcttgaaaatgaaaaggatgCCGTAGAGGGAGAGCGGTTTGTTGGCGGCACGCGCGGTGGGAACCGACGAGGTGGCGGCGAAAGCCGTGCCGCTGCTCCACTTGGAAACTCGACATGGGGTGAAGCCGCTACTGGCAGAGGTGGCCGCCAAGGcggtcagcagcagcaggaacgcAAAGAATCGAATGTGGATGACGGAGGCTTCTAA